Below is a window of Culturomica massiliensis DNA.
TGTCACTGTTCCTCAGATACGAGCCATGTACGGAGGAGATCATGCCCGCAAACAAACCCTTATCGAATACGGTTTCCGTTTACCGGCAGCTTTTGACAACCGTCCCCTGACATTTTCGGAATTTGAAGCCAAAACCGGTCAAACAATCTATATCAGCGCCACCCCGGCAGATTACGAACTGGAAAAAAGTCAGGGAGTAATTGTCGAACAAATCATACGCCCGACCGGTATCCCCGATCCGGTAATTGAAATAGTCCCCACCCTCAACCAGATCGACCACCTCGTCAATGAAATTCAAAAACGTATCGATCTTCATGAAAGGACACTCGTTACCACCCTGACTAAAAAAATGGCGGAAGAACTCAGTAAATACCTGGACCGGATGGGCATAAAATGTCAATACATCCATTCGGATGTAGATACCTTAGAGAGAGTTAAAATTCTGGAAAATTTACGCAAGGGCATTATCGATGTCATTGTCGGGGTCAACCTGTTACGCGAAGGTTTGGACCTGCCGGAAGTCTCTTTAGTCGCTATCCTCGATGCCGATAAGGAAGGTTTCTTACGCTCTACCCGTTCTCTGGTACAAACTGCCGGACGGGCCGCCCGCAACGTAGAAGGCAAAGTCATTATGTATGCCGACACCATTACCCGGTCCATGCAGGAAACCATCGATGAAACGAATTACCGGCGGGAAAAACAACTGAAATACAACGAAGAGCATCATATTACCCCCCGCCAAATCAAGAAATCCACGGATTCCGTACTTACCCAGCAAACCACCCGCGCTTACGTAGAAGAAGAGCATATCAATACGGCCGCCGATCCCGTAACCGCCTATATGAGCAAAAACGAGCTGGAAAAAATGCATCAAAAAACCAAAGCTGCCATGCAAAAAGCAGCCAAAGAACTCGATTTTATGGAAGCTGCCCGTTTACGCGACGAAATGTTCCGGCTTGAAAAATTACTGGGAAATAAACGCCCTTAAACCCGAAAGCATAAAGTATCTGTAAGGGCGGAGAAAATGTACAACCCCCTGTCTTCCACATCCCCAATGAGAAGTTTTGTTATTCCGTCTCAATGATCCGGGAATTGATTTTAGAAATGGCCTGATCCAACTTTTCCTCCGGAAGAATAATATTCAAGTCCCCCCAGAAATTCTCATCATACATAAAACGGGTTTCCGAAAATACCTTATTGATGGGTAAAGTTTCCCTTCGCGCAAATCGCCTGACTTGTAATGTGTCAATATTACAAGTAGCCATCTCGAACCAGGTATGTACTGACGAAGCAAACAATTTTCCTCTTTTCTTTATCCGGAAATCAAGATCTCCCCGCACATGTCCGATATAATATTTCCCGCCCCAAGGTTTATAACTGACGGTATACACCACCTTTTTCGGGGTTATATCGATTCTTTTACTCTTTTTGACAATCAAGGTATTTGTCGCTTTTCGTATATAATCCGGATTTATTTCCATACGTACACGTAACAAAGCAGAATTCTCCGCATCTACATAAAGCTCTCCCTTGTATAAAGCCAAACGGACATCTTTGCGCTGTTCAAAAGCAATAACATGTACCAAATGCGAATCGACGACACTCATGTCTACCTTATAATAATTATAAAGATTCGATTCATTAAAAGTCAGAAAATCAGGAAGATTCTTTGTTAAATCCAACGTAAACGAAGCCTTGATGCCGGCTTTTATTTTCATGACAAGCGTATCTTTCCATCTCTCGTTATCGATACGCCGCATCTTCAACAACTTTACCCGATCATTCTCGAGCGAACAATAACCTGTTTTATAAACTTTAAAAACAGCTTCCGTCAAAGCAAGGAGTTCTTTTCCCTTCTCCACCCCCTCCCGGTAAAAAGTAGTTAAATTAACAGGAGTCTCTGCATAATTCTCTCCCCGCTTTTCCAACATTTCTTTCAAAATCTTAACGGGATTTACCAATCTGACAATTACTTCTTCCAGGGGAATGGGACGAACCTGTAACCGGATATCCGTAGTGTTGCCTGCCAATAATTCTGTAGCTATTTTTTGAGGTTCATACCCCAGATGAGAGATATAAAGAGAAGAATAAAGCAAAGAATCGGGCAGCTTAAGCAAAAAACTCCCGTTTTGATTTGCAACCACTCCTTTTCCCGTTCCGTCTATTCCAATCGAACTATAAGCCAAAGGCTCCCCCGTCTCCCGGTCCCGGACAGTTCCCCGGACCATCAAAAAAGAAGGCATCTGCTCAGAAACAGCGACACGAGTCGGTACGGCTTTTTCCTTATATAAAAGAATGTGCCGGCCGATTAATTTCATTTCCAACATATTATCTCCGGTAATTTGCAGGATCGCCTCCCGGAGCGGATAAACACCTTTGGAAACCGTTACCTTTTTCTCATTATCGATTAAATCGCTGTCGTATACAAACCAAAAGCCGGATTGTTCGGTAATTTGATTGAGCATTTCATAAACGGTACCCCGGGAAGATGAAAAACGTATTTCACGAGCAAACACGTCCGTCTGCTGAGCCTGCACGACTATGTTGCAGAACGGCAATACCAACCATATCCCGATTGAAATACATTTTACCATGCTCTCAGGGTTTGAAAATATAAATCGTATCTTGCTTTATCGTTTGCCGCAAATTCAAGGCAGCGCAAATCAGCTCAGCCATAACTTCCGAATCATTATCGGAAAAAGCAACGGTCATTTTTCTTTCGCCTATTTCCGGATCACGCAACACAATCGGTCGGTCACCGATACGATTGAGTATCGGCAACATAACAGACAGAAATTCATCCTTAAATCTCATTTTAGCGGTATACAAAGCGTACAAATCAACGCCGGAAGCCGTACCTTTCTGCCATTCCCCTGCCTGCAACCGGACCATCTCTCCCGCCTGAACGGCCATCCGGGCCTC
It encodes the following:
- a CDS encoding carboxypeptidase-like regulatory domain-containing protein, encoding MVKCISIGIWLVLPFCNIVVQAQQTDVFAREIRFSSSRGTVYEMLNQITEQSGFWFVYDSDLIDNEKKVTVSKGVYPLREAILQITGDNMLEMKLIGRHILLYKEKAVPTRVAVSEQMPSFLMVRGTVRDRETGEPLAYSSIGIDGTGKGVVANQNGSFLLKLPDSLLYSSLYISHLGYEPQKIATELLAGNTTDIRLQVRPIPLEEVIVRLVNPVKILKEMLEKRGENYAETPVNLTTFYREGVEKGKELLALTEAVFKVYKTGYCSLENDRVKLLKMRRIDNERWKDTLVMKIKAGIKASFTLDLTKNLPDFLTFNESNLYNYYKVDMSVVDSHLVHVIAFEQRKDVRLALYKGELYVDAENSALLRVRMEINPDYIRKATNTLIVKKSKRIDITPKKVVYTVSYKPWGGKYYIGHVRGDLDFRIKKRGKLFASSVHTWFEMATCNIDTLQVRRFARRETLPINKVFSETRFMYDENFWGDLNIILPEEKLDQAISKINSRIIETE